The Vicia villosa cultivar HV-30 ecotype Madison, WI linkage group LG1, Vvil1.0, whole genome shotgun sequence genome includes a region encoding these proteins:
- the LOC131606535 gene encoding non-specific lipid-transfer protein A-like, translating to MKNLSLILIFLVLLLLNTEQGNALDCGQVQSSVHPCEAYLLKGANEPSAGCCSGVRSIRDSATTVEERRAACECLEKFANKYPNVRDDLIASVPVRCGVDLGYPISKAMNCNDIP from the exons ATGAAGAATTTGAGTTTGATTCTAATATTTCTAGTCCTATTGCTCCTAAATACCGAGCAAGGGAATGCTCTTGATTGCGGACAAGTACAGTCATCTGTACACCCTTGTGAGGCATATCTCCTCAAAGGTGCTAACGAGCCATCAGCTGGTTGTTGCAGTGGCGTTAGATCTATAAGAGATTCGGCAACCACTGTTGAAGAACGACGTGCTGCATGTGAGTGCTTGGAAAAATTTGCTAACAAGTACCCTAACGTTAGAGATGATTTAATTGCCTCAGTTCCAGTACGTTGCGGTGTTGACTTAGGTTATCCTATAAGCAAAGCCATGAATTGCAATGA CATTCCTTGA
- the LOC131639097 gene encoding uncharacterized protein LOC131639097 has product MAEDPPPVERLLGDYGRANAPLGRMTIVNQPVNVAHFQLHPATIRQLEKKPFSGRINEDNFVNGLKLKTKQLIDTAAGGSTNFKTVTEIKKIIDAIAVNEHLELYDRSVNQPEVLVDLKLTNQAVKMEEQIAAEVERRMKQMALEKQTVAQVQPVQPIQAVSCEICGGPHFAVHCVVTAQQVEEINFLKQNNPYSNTYNPGWKNHPNFSWKDQQGNVPKQGAAPYQSLPQQQQQYRPPQQQPYQQPYQQPQQQFQQQGPRKADWEIAIEKMAAQSSQFQEETRSNFRNTGASIKNLEIQMSQIAQQLASPQQPGALPSATVTNPKDHNNVSAIVTRSGKAKEVVEEIAKEGEPLLEVDVEIKENEAQVEDLGVLEPTTKGKTSEQKPEIKLPFPTRNKKKGQHEKNFQKFLEMFKKLELNIPFLEGMKIPVKKKDRGSVTIPCTIGDRSFKKALIDLGASVSLMPLSIYKRLGIGKVQDRRMTLQFADHSVKRPYGVVEDVLVKIDKFVFPVDFVILEMPEDEEIPIILGRPFLETGRCLIDIEEGTMTLKV; this is encoded by the exons ATGGCCGAAGACCCACCTCCTGTGGAAAggcttttaggtgattatggaagagcaAATGCACCTCttggccggatgacaattgttAACCAACCAGTCAATGTTGCCCATTTTCAGCTACACCCGGCAACAATAAGACAACTTGAAAAGAAACCATTCTCTGGAaggatcaatgaagat aattttgtgaatggtctTAAGCTTAAGACTAAACAACTAATAGACACAGCTGCTGGTGGGTCAACGAACTTTAAAACAGTCACTGAGATAAAGAAGATCATTGATGCTATTGCAGTAAACGAACACTTAGAGCTGTATGACCGCAGTGTAAATCAACCAGAAGTGTTAGTTGATTTGAAGTTGACAAATCAAGCTGTTAAGATGGAAGAGCAGATCGCAGCTGAAGTTGAGCGTAGAATGAAACAAATGGCTCTTGAAAAACAAACGGTGGCTCAAGTTCAGCCGGTTCAACCGATTCAAGCAGTGAgttgtgaaatatgtggaggacctcacTTTGCCGTGCATTGTGTGGTAACAGCCCAGCAGGTGGAAGAAATCAACTTTTTGAAACAGAACAACCCTTACTCTAATACTTACAATCcaggatggaagaatcatccgaatttctcctggaaagatcaacaagggaACGTTCCAAAACAAGGGGCTGCTCCGTATCAAAGTCTtccacaacaacaacagcaatatcggccaccacaacaacaaccataTCAACAACCGTAtcagcaacctcaacaacaattCCAGCAACAAGGGCCaagaaaagcagattgggagatcgccATTGAAAAAATGGCTGCTCAAAGCTCccaatttcaagaagaaacaagaagtaaTTTTCGGAATACAGGAGCatcaattaaaaatcttgaaattcagatgagtcaaatagcacaacaattGGCAAGCCCTCAGCAACCTGGTGCTCTGCCTAGTGCCACAGTTACGAATCCCAAAGACCATAATAATGTGAGCGCTATAGTAACTAGAAGTGGTAAAGCGAAAGAAGTTGTTGAGGAGATTGCTAAAGAAGGAGAGCCATTGCTTGAAGTAGATGTAGAAATAAAAGAGAATGAAGCACAAGTGGAAGACTTAGGTGTGTTGGAACCAACAACTAAAGGGAAGACTAGTGAACAAAAACCGGAAATCAAATTACCCTTTCcaacaagaaataagaagaaagggCAGCACgagaaaaactttcaaaaattcttGGAAATGTTTAAGAAACTTGAGTTGAACATACCATTCCTGGAG ggtatgaagattccggtGAAGAAGAAAGACCGAGGCTCTGTAACTATTCCTTGTACGATTGGGGATAGATCATTTAAAAAGGCTCTTATTGACTTAGGAGCAAGTGTTAGCCTTATGCCGCTGTCCATCTACAAGAGATTGGGCATTGGTAAAGTTCAAGATAGAAGAATGACACTCCAATTTGCCGATCATTCCGTAAAAAGACCGTACGGGGTAGTAGAAGATGTGCTTGTAAAAATAGACAAGTTTGTGTTTCCAGTGgattttgtaattttagagatgccagaggatgaagaaattcCGATCATTTTGGGGAGACCATTCTTAGAGACCGGGAGATGTTTGATAGACATAGAAGAGGGCACGATGACCTTGAAGGTGTAA